From Fibrobacter sp. UWB16, the proteins below share one genomic window:
- the crcB gene encoding fluoride efflux transporter CrcB: protein MNFLFVALGGALGSVLRYFMSLVIPKVAGFPWPTFVANILGCLCIGIFSGLFLKCDSLSPNLKLFLVTGFCGGFTTFSTFANENLALLQSGKFGMFIAYALASFVLGVAACAFGIYKL, encoded by the coding sequence ATGAATTTCTTATTCGTTGCTCTTGGCGGTGCTCTCGGTAGCGTGTTGCGCTACTTCATGTCGCTTGTGATTCCGAAGGTCGCCGGGTTCCCGTGGCCGACCTTTGTCGCAAACATCTTGGGCTGCCTTTGCATCGGGATTTTCTCGGGACTCTTCCTCAAGTGCGACTCCCTCTCGCCAAACCTCAAACTGTTCTTGGTGACTGGCTTTTGCGGTGGCTTTACCACGTTCAGCACTTTTGCCAATGAAAACTTGGCGCTTTTGCAAAGCGGAAAATTCGGGATGTTCATAGCTTACGCGCTAGCAAGCTTTGTACTTGGTGTTGCCGCCTGCGCCTTCGGAATTTATAAATTATAA
- a CDS encoding Mrp/NBP35 family ATP-binding protein → MQLNEQNILSALRAVQDPDLHKNIVELNFVQNLKIEGTKVSFDLRLTTPACPIRDRFKDQCIAIVKSLGATEVEVTLTSSQGRVGDDNSAAKAPQNSHIGEVAHVVAVASGKGGVGKSTVTANLAMALSLSGARVGILDADIYGPSMGLMFGIDKAPEVFEDNTIAPVEAKGGISIVSMCMFADSDKATIWRGPMVSQMIQHFIHHVRWGKLDYLLVDFPPGTGDIQLTLTQNCPMAGAVVVTTPQQVALADCQKGIAMFDNVGVPVIGIVENMSYFICDECGKHHNIFPAGGGQKIAEKWGVPLIGKVPMEPAVADCGDSGTPAVLRYPNSESAKVFMDAAEKMVRTLSVFESEGDGVLKNFNYDFEQLPVEEV, encoded by the coding sequence ATGCAATTGAATGAGCAAAATATTTTAAGTGCCTTGCGCGCGGTCCAGGACCCGGACTTGCACAAGAATATTGTAGAACTAAACTTTGTTCAAAACCTGAAAATTGAAGGCACGAAGGTTTCCTTTGATTTGCGCCTCACGACTCCGGCATGCCCGATTCGCGACCGCTTCAAGGACCAGTGCATCGCCATCGTGAAAAGCCTTGGTGCCACCGAAGTCGAAGTGACGCTTACTTCTTCGCAGGGTCGCGTGGGCGACGATAATTCAGCTGCCAAGGCTCCGCAGAATTCGCACATTGGCGAAGTGGCGCATGTGGTTGCTGTGGCTAGTGGCAAGGGCGGTGTCGGTAAATCGACTGTGACGGCGAACCTCGCTATGGCGCTCAGCCTTTCTGGCGCTCGCGTAGGTATTCTCGATGCCGACATTTATGGACCGAGTATGGGTCTCATGTTCGGGATAGACAAGGCTCCTGAAGTTTTTGAAGACAATACGATTGCTCCTGTCGAAGCAAAGGGTGGCATCAGCATTGTCTCGATGTGCATGTTCGCGGATTCCGACAAGGCGACCATCTGGCGCGGACCGATGGTTTCGCAGATGATCCAGCACTTCATCCACCATGTGCGCTGGGGCAAGCTCGACTACCTCCTCGTAGACTTTCCTCCTGGAACGGGTGACATCCAGCTTACGCTCACGCAGAACTGCCCGATGGCAGGTGCGGTCGTTGTGACGACTCCGCAGCAGGTGGCTCTCGCCGACTGCCAGAAGGGTATTGCCATGTTCGATAACGTGGGCGTCCCGGTGATTGGCATTGTTGAGAACATGAGCTACTTCATTTGTGATGAGTGCGGCAAGCACCACAACATTTTCCCTGCCGGTGGCGGTCAGAAGATTGCCGAAAAGTGGGGCGTACCGCTTATCGGTAAAGTCCCGATGGAACCAGCCGTTGCCGACTGCGGTGACAGTGGTACTCCGGCCGTGCTCCGCTACCCGAACTCCGAATCGGCGAAGGTCTTTATGGACGCTGCCGAAAAAATGGTCCGCACGCTTTCTGTGTTTGAATCCGAAGGCGATGGAGTCCTCAAAAACTTCAATTACGATTTTGAACAACTGCCGGTGGAGGAAGTATGA
- a CDS encoding DUF971 domain-containing protein, with protein sequence MIQPKKVFRTKEGKLGFEWNDGSRGACDARTLRLACPCALCVDEHTGEKLLDDSTVPLDVKLEHVQSIGRYAVGLSFSDGHRSGIYPYDKLKELTKSA encoded by the coding sequence ATGATCCAGCCAAAGAAAGTATTCAGGACAAAAGAGGGTAAACTCGGCTTTGAATGGAATGACGGCAGCCGAGGCGCCTGTGATGCCCGTACACTCCGCTTAGCTTGTCCGTGCGCACTTTGTGTGGATGAACATACCGGTGAAAAACTCCTCGATGATTCGACTGTTCCCTTGGATGTAAAACTCGAACATGTTCAGTCCATTGGGCGTTATGCCGTGGGTCTTTCTTTTAGCGATGGTCATCGTTCGGGAATTTACCCATATGATAAACTTAAGGAATTGACGAAATCCGCATAA
- a CDS encoding RNA polymerase sigma factor RpoD/SigA has protein sequence MSDFNEALYFRDLNRYPTLTPQEESALLKIIKNGETEEIRKSALQRLIRGNLRFVVSVARKYQGRGLSLLDLINEGNLGLFKAAKRFDMDKDVKFISYAVWWIRQSIQKALFEQVGAVRIPPNKLALVNRFKRALMQNGGDYDKTISMEEFAPYERDIVEVMEKIVDISLDAPIGDDAGVSSADSVSTLMDVLGSDGNQDEDMEREERKKLIQETLSSLPQREEEILRMFYGLDTVEDTTLKDIGEDLKLSRERVRQIKNKTLRRLQKSKEHKEKLADFLEI, from the coding sequence ATGAGTGATTTTAACGAAGCTCTTTATTTTCGTGACTTGAATAGGTATCCTACGCTGACTCCGCAGGAGGAATCGGCGCTGTTGAAAATTATCAAGAACGGTGAAACCGAAGAAATTCGAAAGTCTGCCTTGCAGCGCCTTATCCGTGGCAACTTGCGATTTGTGGTGAGTGTCGCCCGCAAGTACCAGGGTCGTGGCCTTTCCCTTTTGGACCTTATCAATGAAGGTAACCTCGGTCTTTTCAAGGCGGCTAAGCGCTTTGACATGGACAAGGATGTGAAGTTCATCAGCTACGCTGTGTGGTGGATCCGTCAGTCCATCCAGAAGGCTTTGTTCGAACAGGTGGGCGCAGTCCGCATTCCGCCTAACAAGCTTGCCTTGGTGAACCGCTTCAAGCGTGCTTTGATGCAGAATGGCGGTGACTACGACAAGACCATCTCGATGGAAGAATTTGCTCCTTACGAACGCGATATCGTCGAAGTCATGGAAAAGATTGTCGATATCTCGCTCGATGCTCCGATTGGCGATGATGCCGGTGTCTCTAGTGCCGATTCTGTGAGTACGCTTATGGACGTGCTCGGCAGCGATGGCAACCAGGACGAGGACATGGAACGCGAAGAGCGCAAGAAGCTCATCCAGGAAACGCTTTCGTCACTCCCGCAGCGCGAAGAAGAAATCCTCCGCATGTTCTACGGCCTCGATACGGTCGAAGACACGACGCTCAAGGACATCGGCGAAGACTTGAAGCTCAGCCGTGAACGCGTCCGCCAGATCAAGAACAAGACTTTGCGTCGCTTGCAGAAGAGCAAGGAACACAAAGAAAAACTGGCTGACTTCCTGGAAATCTAA
- a CDS encoding tetratricopeptide repeat protein — MSNPSSAPRTAAYLFLIFFFGALLAYGGFKFYSKYGPSKTVVGEIPFGLEAGTSVLNGDAPNFKADVERLPVQAQAEFRRAGELSRSGATKAAYEIYDALVLLYPNVDAAVWGEVNTLFHMDSVSESMRDRAELLIGRLMARYPNTGISFYLDSRKSLLAGNLTVAVELAKMASSRAPSIYEIRLWYAELLLKNSNMKEAANECRAAISLSSGDSQRAFELLAKVYHDDGILDSAALVVDYALTQFPLSSELMLLRGYLAEYNGKFDVAEKTYQRILAFRPDFEKARRAMATIGEKTAPGKNGHYAGSSRDRAQVACDILAPLVERYPENLPLREALGTAYTKAHMFDMARREFNYILKNDPDYPDIKSRLNELEQVRKAAIEEYNNGLTANLNRAVDSLRESMMPEQKHDFSTKLGHYLVRYGASSQEFFKKYSASNFKQVKRFVWQETFYENPYHHTYTVVFDSLNRFKEVHVVVFDSASNSNHLGVAPEIFTRLLKQNSRISGISNNTGETDCGDGVVMDAAVWETRDNFEILARIVGKPAEVRMVRLDRNTLPPSGMKLCDYLPLLMEF; from the coding sequence ATGTCGAATCCTTCATCTGCGCCTCGTACTGCCGCGTACCTCTTTTTGATTTTTTTCTTTGGGGCGCTGCTTGCGTATGGCGGATTCAAGTTTTATAGCAAATACGGACCATCCAAGACGGTCGTAGGGGAAATCCCGTTCGGGCTCGAAGCGGGCACTTCCGTGTTGAATGGCGATGCCCCGAATTTCAAGGCTGATGTCGAAAGGCTGCCGGTGCAGGCCCAGGCCGAATTCCGCCGTGCGGGTGAACTTTCACGTAGCGGGGCGACCAAGGCCGCTTACGAAATTTACGATGCGCTCGTGCTCCTTTACCCGAATGTAGATGCGGCGGTTTGGGGCGAAGTCAATACTTTATTCCACATGGATTCTGTGTCGGAGTCGATGCGTGACCGTGCTGAACTTTTGATCGGGCGCCTCATGGCGCGTTACCCGAATACGGGCATCAGCTTTTACCTGGACAGCCGCAAGTCGCTCCTTGCTGGGAACTTGACTGTGGCGGTCGAACTTGCAAAGATGGCGAGTTCACGTGCTCCATCCATTTATGAAATCAGACTTTGGTATGCGGAGCTTCTGCTCAAGAATTCGAACATGAAGGAGGCGGCAAATGAATGCCGTGCCGCCATCAGCCTTTCTTCGGGCGACTCGCAGCGTGCATTTGAACTCTTGGCTAAAGTCTACCATGACGATGGTATTTTGGACAGTGCTGCGCTCGTGGTCGATTACGCCTTGACGCAGTTCCCGCTTTCTTCGGAATTGATGCTTTTGCGCGGCTACCTTGCTGAATACAATGGCAAGTTCGACGTTGCCGAAAAGACGTACCAGCGCATTCTCGCGTTCCGTCCGGATTTCGAAAAGGCCCGCCGAGCAATGGCGACGATTGGCGAAAAGACTGCTCCTGGCAAGAACGGCCATTATGCGGGTTCGTCTCGTGACCGTGCCCAGGTGGCGTGCGACATCCTTGCACCGCTGGTAGAACGTTATCCTGAAAACTTGCCGCTCCGCGAAGCTTTGGGAACCGCTTATACCAAGGCCCACATGTTTGATATGGCCCGCCGCGAGTTCAACTACATCCTCAAGAACGACCCGGATTACCCGGATATCAAGTCTCGCCTGAATGAACTTGAACAAGTGCGCAAGGCGGCCATCGAGGAATACAACAACGGTCTTACAGCTAACTTGAACCGCGCCGTGGATAGCCTCCGCGAATCTATGATGCCCGAACAGAAACACGACTTCTCGACGAAATTGGGACATTATCTTGTTCGCTATGGTGCTTCTTCGCAGGAATTCTTCAAGAAGTATTCTGCTTCTAATTTTAAACAAGTGAAGCGCTTTGTCTGGCAGGAAACTTTCTACGAAAATCCGTACCATCACACTTACACGGTCGTCTTTGATTCGTTGAACCGATTCAAGGAAGTCCATGTTGTCGTTTTTGATTCCGCTTCGAATTCGAACCATCTTGGTGTGGCGCCTGAAATCTTTACGCGCCTCCTCAAGCAGAATTCAAGAATTTCTGGCATCAGCAACAACACTGGTGAAACCGATTGTGGCGATGGCGTTGTCATGGATGCCGCTGTCTGGGAAACCCGCGATAACTTCGAAATCCTGGCCCGCATCGTCGGAAAGCCCGCCGAAGTGCGCATGGTTCGCCTGGATCGCAATACTTTGCCCCCGTCAGGCATGAAACTTTGCGATTATCTGCCACTTCTTATGGAATTTTAG